Within the Pseudomonas orientalis genome, the region CGCCTTGCGCTACGGCGCAGACGATTATGTGGTCAAGCCCTACAGCCCGGGTGAAGTGGTGGCGAGGGTACAGGCGGTGCTGCGACGCACCAGCGGCAACCAGCCGGTGGCACACCTGTTGCGCCATGAGAACCTGCGGGTGGATCTTGACGCTTTTACCGTAGCCATTGAGCAGGGCGATGCAGCACCGCAATGGCTGGACCTGACGCCGACGGAATTCAAGCTGCTGGTGACGTTGCTCCAGACCCCGTCCAAGGCCTTTACCCGTGACGAGCTGCTGGAAATCTGCCTGCCGGAAAGCGAAGCCCTGGCCCGTGTCGTCGATACCCATGTGCACAACCTGCGCCGCAAGCTGGAAACCCATGGCATCGCCGGGGTATTGGTGACGGTGCGCTCCATTGGCTATCGGTTCAGGTGAGCCCCATGTTGGATAAACCCCCTGCGGATAAATCGCAGATCAACGACAAACCACTGTGGCGCTGGATCGGCATGCGCATGAGCCTGCTGGCGATCGGCGCGGTGGTGGTGATCTCGGTGTGCATGTGGATCAACATCACGCTGACGGATTGGAGTTTTGTGCAGCATCTGCCGCCGGGGCTGCGCGAAGAGCTGCAGCAACTGCGCGCCGATCCAGGGCTCAACGAGCCACGCTTGCGTCAATTGGTTGCCCAGTACTACCCCCTGGACTATTTCCAGCCGGCCATCGCCAATCACGACTGGCTGGTACTGGTTGGCCTGGTGCTGGTCGCCATCCCCATCATCATTGCCTGCGGCCTGTGGTTTTCGCGGCCCTTGTCCAGCCAGTTTTCGACGATTGCCCAGGGCGCCAGGCGCGTCGCCGGCGGGGATTTCCTGACGCGTCTGCCGGTCCACCGCGCTGCACCCGACGAGCTGCAACGCTTGGTCAGCGACTTCAACAGCATGAGCACCCAACTGGAGCGCTATGAGCGTGACGTGCGAGAGTCCAGCGCGGTCATTGCCCACGAGCTGCGCACGCCGTTGAATGCCGCCATGGGGCGCGTGCAGGGTATGCTCGACGAGGTGTTTCCCAGCGATGCGGCGCAGTTGGGCATGGTCAAGCGTCAGCTCGATCAGCTGAGCAAACTGGTGGATGATTTGCACCTGTTGTCGATGGCCCGGGCTGGCCGGTTGGTGCTTGAGCGCAGCGATTTCCCCTTGATGGCGCTGGTGGCCGAACGGCTGGCCTGGTTTGAGCCGCAATTGGATCAGGCCGGCGTTCGAACACAGGTCAGTATGACCGATGGGCTGCGGGTGCATGCCGATCGCGATCGCCTGGGCCAGGTCATCAACATTCTGGTTGATAACCTGTTGCGTTATGCGGCAGGCGGCGGTGAGTTGAATATTGTGGCGTGTCAGGTTCAAGACCAGGTAGTGATTGAAATCGGTGACCGTGGCCCGGGCATCGAAGCACAGCATCTGGACAGCGTATTTGATCGCTTCTGGCGGGCGGAACGCTCCAGGGCGCGTTACTCGGGCGGCAGCGGGCTGGGCTTGTCCATCGCCCGGGCGATCTGCCAGGCCCATGGCGGCGCCATGACCGCCAGCAACCTGGACGAGGGTGGCACGCTGATCAGGGCACAGTTCCCGGTGTAGGCTCTGACCGGCCCGGTTCAACAAACGAATTTGACGTACACCTGTTCCGGGTCGCCTTCATCAAGGTTCTCGATTCGACCGCTCGGTATGAACCCGGCTTTGGCCAGCATCGCCTGGGAAGCGGTGTTGCAGAGGTTGGTCGAGGCAAACAGCTTGGGCGTTTTGCACAGCTTTTCGGCGCCCGCCAGCAGCGCCAGCGCCACCCCCTGGCGTTGGTGCATCGGCGCCACGACCACCAGCGCCACAAAGTCGTGATGGAAGAAATCATTGGTCAGCACCAGGTAGCCAGCGCACTGGCCGCCTGCCTCGGCGACCAGGCATTGCTGGCGCACAACGGCGTCATGGATAAATACACGGCGACTGGCGTGGGCCGTGGCGTAGGCGTCCAGTGCGAGAAGTGCATGCACGTCGTCGAGTGTGGCGGGGCGGATGTACAGTTCCATATTCAGGCACGTTTCTATCGGTGGGCATTGGCGTAACCCTATCACCCATTCATTAGCGCAGTCGGGTACTGCGCCGGCTCCCGCGTAAAGCCAGCGGCCTGGAGCGCGCATCGGTCGGTCGCCCATCCCTGTCTGAATCAATTACCCGGCGACCGGGGTAACATGAGCCTGAGCTCATGCCCAACCTGTTCCTGCCCATTCGCCGAGACCCTGCCGATGAGAGACCTGCCGCCGACCGCCACCTTGCGCGCGTTTGAAGCCGCCACGCGGCATCCGACCTTTACAGCCGCCGCCCAGGAACTGCATGTGAGCCAGAGCGCGGTCAGCCACCAGCTCAAGCATCTGGAAACGCTGTGGGGGCTGCAGCTGTTTGAACGCGGTCAACCGCTACGCCTCACGGCGGCGGGGGCTACGCTGGCGCCCATCGTGCGCGAATTCTTCATCAGCCTGGAGGCGACCCTGGGCGATCTGCGCGAGCAAAAAGGCCGGGTTCGACTCAGCGTCAGTACCACCTATTCGTTCGCACTCAAATGGCTGCTGCCGCGCTTGCCGAGCCTGGCCCGTCAGCACCCCGAGCTGCTGGTGTCGCTGGACACCACCGACAAGATCATCCACTTCTCGGGGGGCCAGGCCGATGTCGCGATTCGGCTGGGCAAGGGCAGTTATCCCGGTCTGTATTCGGAGTTTCTGTTCGGCGAGCAGGTGTTTCCGGTGGCCAGCCCCGATTTGCTGGGGCGCCTTGGAACGCCGCACACCCCGGCCGATTTGTTGCGCTTGCCGCTGCTGACCCGCGACGGCGCCGAGCTGGTGCCGAAATGGGAGGCCTGGTTCCAGGCCGTCGGGCTGGTGTTTTCGCCGCTCAGGGAAAGCGTCAGGTTCGGCGACAGCAACATGACGGTCGAGGCCGCCTTGCTCGGCCAGGGCGTTGCATTGGTGCGCAGTGGCCACGTGGAAAACGAAATCAGCGATGGCCGGCTGGTGCGGCTGTTCGATGTGCCGTTCCCATCGCCGCTGGCTTACTACTTTGTGTGCCCCAAGGGCATCGAGGCGCAGCCGCACATTCTCGACTTTCGACAGTGGTTGATGGCCGAGGCGCTGAAAGTGCAACAGGCCGCTCACTAGGGTATGAGTATTCGTTCATGGTGCAATGAGGAAACTTCGCTGTCGTTCCGGTGCCGGGCTGCCTAAGATGGCGCATGCCTATCCATCTTGTTTGCCTGGTTCTTTTCGCCGCGCTCCTGCACGCCAGCTGGAATGCGCTGCTGCGTGGCGGTGCCGACCGGCTGTGGTCGATGACTGTGATGTGTATTGCCATCGCCATCACCTGCAGCCTCGCCGCAGCGTTCATGCCAATACCCGCGACTGAGAGCTGGGGGTATGCGCTGCTCTCAGCGTTACTGCATGTGGGCTACAACCTGTTTCTGGTGCGCAGCTATCGGGTCGGTGACCTGGGGCAGATCTATCCGATTTCGCGTGGGTCGTCGCCGGCCCTGATCACCCTGGGTGCCGCCGTGTTTGCCGGCGAGCGCATCGCGCCCGGCCAGTTGCTGGGGATCGCGCTGGTTTCTGGCGGGATCATTTCGCTGGCTTTCAAGGGGCGCAGCCTGTCGGTTCCCAGCCTGCCCTATGCGCTGGGCACCGGCTGCTTCATCGCGGCCTACAGCGTCGTCGACGGCATCGGTGCCAGGCTCTCCGGCGCGCCGCTAGCCTACACCGCCTGGATGTGTGCCTTGTGGGGCGTGCTGATGCCGATGGTGTATATCGGCCTGCGCGATGCCCGCAGCTTGTTCAGTGTGCGGCCCGGCCTGTTGACCGCCGCGCTCGGCGGGTTGGTCTCCTTGCTGGCCTATGCAATCGTTATCTACGCCATGAACGAAGCGCCCCTGGGCGCGGTGTCGGCATTGCGCGAAACCAGCGTGCTGTTTGCGCTGTTGATCGGTTACCTGTTTCTCGGCGAGACGCTCACCCTGCGCCGCGTCCTGGCGTGTGTGGTGATCGTAGCCGGCATCCTCATCATCGGCTGATACAGCCAACAACGCAGGAGGTCATTCAAATGGACAAGGTCACACAGGCACCCCTGATCCTGATCACCGGAGGCAGTCGCGGCGTGGGTGCAGCCACCGCTCGACTGGCCGCCGCCAGGGGCTATGACGTCGCGATCAGCTACGTGGCCAACGAACCGGCGGCGCTGGCGGTGGTGGCGGATGTGCAGGCAGCGGGGCGCAGGGCCCTGGCCGTGCAGGCCGACAGCGCAGACCCCGAACAGGTCGCGCAGTTGTTCGCGGCCATTGACCGCACGTTCGGGCGCATTGATGTCCTGGTCAATAACGCCGGGGTGCTGGCGACCCAGTCGCGCCTGGAGGATCTTGGTCATGAACGCATGCAGCGCATCTTTGCGGTCAATGCCATCGGCCCCATGCTCTGCGCCCAGCAAGCGGTCAAGCGCATGGCTTACCGGCACAACGGGTCGGGCGGGGTGGTGATCAATGTCTCTTCCGGCGCCGCACGCCTGGGCAGTCCCAACGAATACATCGACTATGCCGCGTCAAAAGGCGCCCTGGAGACGTTTACCATCGGGTTTGCCAAGGAAGTGGCGCGCGAGGGCATACGCGTCAACTGTGTTCGCCCCGGGCACATCTACACCGAGATGCACGCCAGCGGCGGCGAGCCGGGCCGCGTGGATCGCGTCAAAGACTCGATTCCCATGGGGCGCGGCGGCCAACCGGAGGAAGTGGCGCAGGCCATCCTCTGGCTGGCCGGCGCCGAAGCGTCGTTTGTGACCGGCACATTCCTTGACGTGACGGGCGGCAAGTAAGCCGGCGGGCGTCTTTGTCTCGTTTCGTGCCCGAAAGGGACGAATACGCCTGTTAGTCGCAATTTGTTACGAATCAATCACGGCAAAATGCCAGTTTGCACCGGCAAAAGGGGGCAAAAACACGTCTGCCATGGATTTTTCATAAAATCGTAACAAAGCTGCTGCACAGTCCCGGGAGCCCGAAATTACACCACGGAGTTCCTGAATGAAAAGCTTGATGAAGTCTGCTGCACTCGCCGTCGCGGTTTCTCTGAGCGCCACTTCGGTGTTTGCTGCCGAAAGCATCCGCCTGACCGGTTCCGGTGCCAGTTTCCCGGCCCCGATCTACCTCACCTGGTTCAAGGATTTCAGCAAGAAAAGCGCGGGCGTCACGGTTGACTACCAATCCAAGGGGAGCGGGGCGGGTGTGCAGGACTTCCTGAACAAAACCGTCGACTTCGCCGCCAGTGACTCCGCGATGAAAGACGAAGACATCGCCAAGGTTGCCGAGGGCGTGCAACTGCTGCCGATGACCGCCGGTGAAATCGTGCTGGCGTACAACCTGCCGGGCAACCCGAAGGGCCTGAAGCTGCCGCGCGATGTGTACTCCGATATCTTCCTGGGCAAGATTACTCAGTGGAACGATCCCAAGATCGTTGCCGCCAACCCGGACCTGAAGCTGCCGGCTACGCCTATCACCGTCGTGGTGCGTGCGGACTCCAGTGGCACCACCGCGGTATTTACCAAGCACCTGGCGGCGATCAACCCTGGCTTCAAAGAAGCCTTGGGTGAAGGCAACACCGTTAACTGGCCAGCGACCGACAA harbors:
- a CDS encoding response regulator, whose product is MSGKRILIVEDDADSASILEAYLRRDGYEVALAEDGQRGLDLHKSWQPDLILLDVMLPRLSGTEVLSAVRRSSDTPVIMVTAMGDEPEKLGALRYGADDYVVKPYSPGEVVARVQAVLRRTSGNQPVAHLLRHENLRVDLDAFTVAIEQGDAAPQWLDLTPTEFKLLVTLLQTPSKAFTRDELLEICLPESEALARVVDTHVHNLRRKLETHGIAGVLVTVRSIGYRFR
- a CDS encoding sensor histidine kinase; translation: MLDKPPADKSQINDKPLWRWIGMRMSLLAIGAVVVISVCMWINITLTDWSFVQHLPPGLREELQQLRADPGLNEPRLRQLVAQYYPLDYFQPAIANHDWLVLVGLVLVAIPIIIACGLWFSRPLSSQFSTIAQGARRVAGGDFLTRLPVHRAAPDELQRLVSDFNSMSTQLERYERDVRESSAVIAHELRTPLNAAMGRVQGMLDEVFPSDAAQLGMVKRQLDQLSKLVDDLHLLSMARAGRLVLERSDFPLMALVAERLAWFEPQLDQAGVRTQVSMTDGLRVHADRDRLGQVINILVDNLLRYAAGGGELNIVACQVQDQVVIEIGDRGPGIEAQHLDSVFDRFWRAERSRARYSGGSGLGLSIARAICQAHGGAMTASNLDEGGTLIRAQFPV
- a CDS encoding GNAT family N-acetyltransferase, which encodes MELYIRPATLDDVHALLALDAYATAHASRRVFIHDAVVRQQCLVAEAGGQCAGYLVLTNDFFHHDFVALVVVAPMHQRQGVALALLAGAEKLCKTPKLFASTNLCNTASQAMLAKAGFIPSGRIENLDEGDPEQVYVKFVC
- the gcvA gene encoding transcriptional regulator GcvA is translated as MRDLPPTATLRAFEAATRHPTFTAAAQELHVSQSAVSHQLKHLETLWGLQLFERGQPLRLTAAGATLAPIVREFFISLEATLGDLREQKGRVRLSVSTTYSFALKWLLPRLPSLARQHPELLVSLDTTDKIIHFSGGQADVAIRLGKGSYPGLYSEFLFGEQVFPVASPDLLGRLGTPHTPADLLRLPLLTRDGAELVPKWEAWFQAVGLVFSPLRESVRFGDSNMTVEAALLGQGVALVRSGHVENEISDGRLVRLFDVPFPSPLAYYFVCPKGIEAQPHILDFRQWLMAEALKVQQAAH
- a CDS encoding DMT family transporter, with protein sequence MPIHLVCLVLFAALLHASWNALLRGGADRLWSMTVMCIAIAITCSLAAAFMPIPATESWGYALLSALLHVGYNLFLVRSYRVGDLGQIYPISRGSSPALITLGAAVFAGERIAPGQLLGIALVSGGIISLAFKGRSLSVPSLPYALGTGCFIAAYSVVDGIGARLSGAPLAYTAWMCALWGVLMPMVYIGLRDARSLFSVRPGLLTAALGGLVSLLAYAIVIYAMNEAPLGAVSALRETSVLFALLIGYLFLGETLTLRRVLACVVIVAGILIIG
- a CDS encoding SDR family oxidoreductase, producing MDKVTQAPLILITGGSRGVGAATARLAAARGYDVAISYVANEPAALAVVADVQAAGRRALAVQADSADPEQVAQLFAAIDRTFGRIDVLVNNAGVLATQSRLEDLGHERMQRIFAVNAIGPMLCAQQAVKRMAYRHNGSGGVVINVSSGAARLGSPNEYIDYAASKGALETFTIGFAKEVAREGIRVNCVRPGHIYTEMHASGGEPGRVDRVKDSIPMGRGGQPEEVAQAILWLAGAEASFVTGTFLDVTGGK
- the pstS gene encoding phosphate ABC transporter substrate-binding protein PstS — protein: MKSLMKSAALAVAVSLSATSVFAAESIRLTGSGASFPAPIYLTWFKDFSKKSAGVTVDYQSKGSGAGVQDFLNKTVDFAASDSAMKDEDIAKVAEGVQLLPMTAGEIVLAYNLPGNPKGLKLPRDVYSDIFLGKITQWNDPKIVAANPDLKLPATPITVVVRADSSGTTAVFTKHLAAINPGFKEALGEGNTVNWPATDKFIKSPKNDGVTATVRQTPGAIGYIEYGFAKLAKVDFAQLQNKAGQYVVPNAESGAEALAAVKMPESLVAWLPDPDGAKSYPITSYTWMIFRKDNGNPAKAKAMREMVEYSLTEGQKIADSMGYIPLPPSVVEQVRKASANIQ